The genomic stretch TGAATGATGCCTATTACCAAACATATATAGATACTACTCCCTGACAGCTCTCCCGGGTCGGGGGTCCGTTGCACTCTCCCGCCCCGTAGCTACTGTCCTTCCATCCCTCCACCCGCAATGCCGCACCGAATCAGTCTGCCGTATCCGCCTGCAAATCAAGAGCAATAAGATTGGCATAAAGCCCTTCCCGAGCCATCAGCTCCTCATGACTGCCCTGCTCCGCAATCCGCCCCTGGTCCATAACCACAATACGATCGGCCCGCCGCACAGTGGAAAGGCGATGGGCAATGATAATGGAGGTACGGCCTGCAAAGCTTGCCTCCACAGCCTTCTCCAGCAAATTTTCCGCCTCGGTGTCCACCGAAGAGGTGGCCTCGTCCAGGATAAGCACTGCCGGGTCCCGGCATAAAATGCGGGCAAAGGCAAGGAGCTGTTTTTCTCCGGAAGAGAGATCAAGTCCGCCCTCCCCGATCCGAGTATCCAACCCCTGCGGTAACCGTTGGATAAAGACATCCATGCCGGTCTCCGCAAGCATTGCTTCAACCGCAGCCCGCTCCATACCTGTTTCCAGCCTGATATTAGCCAACACCGTATCCGGTTCAATCAAAACCTCCTGCAACACCAATCCGATCTTCCGGCGCAGATCCGAGACCGCAAAATCTCTCAGATCATGCCCATCAAGAAAAATTTTTCCCTGGCTCGGATCATAAAACCGGACCAACAGGCTGATAAGGGTGGACTTGCCTGCCCCGGTGGATCCGACCAGGGCCAGGGTTTCTCCAGCCCTGATCTGCAAATTAATATCCCAGAGTACGCCTTGTCCGCCCTGCTCCCCCTCCTGCTGCCCATCCTGCTCATTACCTTCTTCTCCGTCTCCCTGATCCTCTTCATAAGAAAAGCCAACCTGCTCAAAGCGAATCTCCCCCTTAACCGAATCAATACAGAGAGGATCTTTGGGGGAATGGATACTGCTCCCCTTATCAAGCAGTTGAAAAATCCGTTCTGCCGAGGCAAGAGCTGACTGAACAATGGAGTATTTCTGAGAAAGGTCGCGCATAGGCTGAAAAAACAAGCGCATATAGGAAAAAAAGGCCACGAGTTCTCCTATGGTCAGCTGACGCTTCAGCACCTCGCCACCTCCGTACCAGAGGATCACCGCCATGGCAAGAGAGGAGAGGAATTCGCTCAGAGGCATAAAAAAACCAAAGAGGCGAACCTGTGCCAAGCTTCGCTGCATGAATTCATGATTCAGCACGTTAAAGCGAGTCCTGCTGGCCAGCTCCCTTCCGTAAAGCTGGACGAGGGTCACAGCTGAGATATTTTCCTGGAGAAAGGAATTCACAACAGCCAACTGACTGCGCACAGCCCGAAACTGCTCTCGGGCAAGGCGGGAAAAAAACAGGGTTACTGTCAGGGCAAGGGGCAAAAAAAGTGCCATCACCGCAGCTAGACGGAGGTTGATAAACGACAGGACCACAAGGATGCCCACGAGTTTCAGAAGATCATTAAAAAGGGTCACCATCACTGAGGTGAACATCTCGTGCATATTCTGAATATCATTGGTCAACCGTGTAACAAGCCGCCCAACAGGATGTCGATGAAAAAAGGCCAGATCAAGCCCGAGGATATGCTGATACAGATCATTACGCAGGCGATGCATGATCGACTGGCCGATGTACTCCAACAACACGACCTGAATAAATCCGGCAGCAAAAGCGAGGAGCACAGCCCCGCCGTAAATGAATGCCAGGTTTGCCAAACCAGCCAGACGAACCGCCGTGTCCTGATCAGCAACAGCAATATACCTATCTATACCCAACTGCATCAGGCGCGGCAGAGCAAGGGTTGCACAAGTGATAAGGAGAGACAGAAAAATACTGGAAAAAATACCCAGCTTATGGGGTCGGCAATAGCTGAGAATCCGCTGCCATATACGAACATCAGAGACCTTACCGACACGGCCCTCTTCAAAATAACCAAAATTATGCATTATCGGCCCCTCCCCTGCTGCTTCTCAGCCATAGCCTGATAAAAATCATTGTGCAGCAAGAGGTGCTCATGGTGCTCCAAGGCCACAGCCTTGCCCTGATCAAGCAGAAGGACCTGATCTGTGCCGGATAAAAGCTTCAGGCGATGAGAAACAATGAGGACAATCTTGCCCGTGACACGGGCACGAATACCGGCAAAGACCTGTTGTTCGGTCTCCACGTCCAGGGCAGAGAGGGCATCGTCAATAATCAGAACCGGCCTGTCAGCCAACAGGGCTCGGGCAATGGCCAGACGCTGTTTCTGGCCCCCGGAAAGACGCAGGCCTCGCTCGCCGACTCTGGTCTGATACCCGTTTTCCATGGCAAGGATTTCCGTGTGGATAGCCGCTAATCGGGCAACATTCTCAATCTCCTCCTGCGAGGCATCAGGGGCCGCAAGACTGATATTTTCCGCAACCGTGCTGGAAAAAAGAACCGGATTTTGGCTCACATAACTGATCTGCTCCCGAATCAAGGCCGGAGCAACGCTATTCACGTCCTGATCAGCAAAGAAAAGCATCTCCTCCGAGACCGGATACTGCCTGGTCAGCAGGCGGCATACGGTGGACTTTCCCGAGCCTGTCCTGCCCGCAATACCGAGAATACCAGGTCGTAAATCCAAATCAATCTCTGACAAGGCAGAAACTCCAGCCTTATGATGGTTAGGATAGGAAAAATTCAATCCCCTCAGGGCAATTAGGGGATTCGATCTAAATCGTCCTGAAAACTCTTTATGGCACTCCTCCCCTTCCCCTTTTTTTCGACACGGAACTGTAGGGGCAGGCCCCTGTGCCTGCCCGCTTGTATACCGCAAGGGAGGTTCAGGGCGAACACAGGGGTTCGCTCCTACGGTATGGAGACTGTTCTCAACTCGGGAACAGGCTGTTAACAGACGATTAATCCTGGCCAGCGAGGTAAACCCTCGTTGGGCAATATTGGTTACCCAGCCCACTGCCATCATGGGCCAAATCAGCATATAGAGATAGTGAACAAAGGCAACAAAATCACCGAGCGTTATCGCCTCTTTGATCACCAATTTCCCGCCGTAATACAGAATCAGCAGCATGCCCAGGTTACCCACCAGGATTGCCACTGGGAAAAGCAGGCCCTGCACCACAGCCACCTTGAGGTTGGCAGCAACATATTTTTCTCCCAGCTCGCCAAAGGCCCTGACCTGCTGCCCTTCCCTGGTATAGCCCTTGATCAGGCGGATAGCAACCATGCTGTTACGGGCGAACTCCGTAATCAGGCCGAAAAAATGCTGCACCTTATCAAAACGGGTATGCAGCCTATCAGAGAGAAACCAAGCACTGAGGCCCAAAAGAGGCAGAGGAAGAACCGCCATCAGGGTGAGAAAGGGGCTGATATATAACATCAGCACCAACGCAGCCCCTGAAATCACCAAGGCATCGGCAGCAGCAACCATGCCCATCCCACTGGCCATCTGAACAGCGGCCAAATCATTGGAGGCATGGGCCATGAGATCTCCCGGAGGATGTTGATCAAAAAAGGATCTGTCCATGGCAAGGACATGAGCAAAGAGACGAGCACGCAGGTGTGCCTCCATGCGCCGGGAAAAACCGATAATCAGAACCCGCCAGGTAAAACGGAGAATCATGATACCTGCCGCTGTGAGAAGGAGAAAGCCCCCAAGACGCAGAAGCCCTTGCGAGGTGGCCGTGCCGTCTTTCAGAATATCAACGGTCTGCTTCAGGTAGAGAGGGATGGTCAACTGCAAAAAATCCACTGCCAGCAGGGCGAGAAAACCGAGCAACAGCCGATAGCGGTATTGAAAATAAAGAGGCTTGAGAAGGGCCAGGAGGACGGCAAGGGAGGGTTTTTCTTGGGATGGCTCCGATTTTTGTGAGGTCATAGCTCTACGTTCGGGGAAAGAGAGGAGAGGGGAGGACTAAAGTAGACCCCGCACCTGGGAATTACTCAGGCTTATTGCGGAGCAATTCATTATAGGCGGTGGTCAGGGCGATAAATTCCTCATGCTCACCCCCTTTATCCGGGTGCAATTCCTGGGCCTTTTGACGATATAACCGGGTGAGTTCAGCCTTGCTCATGGCATCCAGTGCAGCCGGACCAACTCCGAAAATACTCGCAGCCTCTTTTTGCGCCATATGAGGCCGTTGCGGTTTATGCGGCCTAGCCTGCTGCTGACGCCCGAAAGAGCTGCGTGCAGGATCTGGCCCAGGCCCGGTCTGCGGGAAAGAGTAATCAAAGAACATGATCACATAGCGGATCATATACGAAACCAGATCATCATCTCTCTCCAGCCCCTGCCAAAAAAGGCGGTCCTGATCCAGTCGACAGAGTTCTTTGAGGAAATACCCATCAAGCTGGTCATTATCCAAAGCATAGGGCATTGCCCGAGCAAAAGCCCCGTTAAAATGGCGCTGCAAGTCGAAGATCGTGAAGATATAGGCCTTATATTCGTCAGGAGAGAGGTATTGTTCCCGTTCAAGCATGAGCTGCTCAAGTTCATCACGGGATTTATGGAGGAGGGTTCTGAATAAAGAGGGAGAGCGATCCACGTCCCGCTGATCAACCTGACCAAAGCGGAGAAAATGGATCCTTCTCCTGTCAAAGATATGGGTGTTGGCAAGAATATGCTGTCGCTCCTCTTTATCCGGGGGCTTCCAGCTTCTCCCCCCCTGCCCTCTTCCAGAAAAAGAATCAAGGCGTGCCCGAATCTCTGGATCAAGAAAGGGCATAAAAAGCGACTCAACCGTATCGTAATCAGCTGCGATTCCGGTCTCCTGCAAACGCGTAAAAATCAGGTCATCAATATAAAATGAGAAGCCCCCAGGATAGACAAAAAACCTCCCTGGATCCTCTCCGAGCTCAAGCAAATCCCGATTCCGGTATATCCCGTTATCAAGAAAAGACTCGCGCAGGAGATAATACACCCGGTTATCGCGAAAACGACGAGCAAGATACATGGCGCAATAAACGACTCAGGTTACATCGAGTAATTTTCTGACAGCATTGATCAGATCATCAATGGGAAAGGGCTTGGCAAAGGCGGCATTTGCACCGAGCTCCAAGGCTGCTGGCAAATACGTTTCCGGCCCTATACGCCCTCCCCCGGAGATAGCTATAATCTTGATGTCGGGGTATTTTTTACGGAGAAAGGTAATAGTTTCCATCCCTTCCTGTTCCGGCATAATCAAATCCGTAATCACCAAATCATAGGCATTTTTCTCGAATAAGCGCAGGCCTTTCCTTCCGTCAGCAGCAGCCTCCACCTCGAATCCGGCATACTCCATAGCCCGACAGAGCAGATTACGCATTTGTTCATCATCATCTATAATCAGTATGTTTCGCATAGAAAATATACCTCAAAAAATCAGCTCCGCCGCACGGAGTTTCTTTCCCCCTGTTAAGATACTCTACAATGTATTATACAACGCTTTTTCAAAAAAACTGATCGCGAAAAATACACTCTCTGAAAAAACGAATCAATTTTTCCCGTCTGCGCATAATTCTGATCTGCTCCGGGATGAGATCAGAGGGAATATTTTTCATAACAGACATCTTATATTCCACATTGGAAGCAAAACGATTGTCAAGATACCAGGCAAAGACCAAGCCAAAG from Candidatus Electrothrix communis encodes the following:
- a CDS encoding ABC transporter ATP-binding protein, giving the protein MHNFGYFEEGRVGKVSDVRIWQRILSYCRPHKLGIFSSIFLSLLITCATLALPRLMQLGIDRYIAVADQDTAVRLAGLANLAFIYGGAVLLAFAAGFIQVVLLEYIGQSIMHRLRNDLYQHILGLDLAFFHRHPVGRLVTRLTNDIQNMHEMFTSVMVTLFNDLLKLVGILVVLSFINLRLAAVMALFLPLALTVTLFFSRLAREQFRAVRSQLAVVNSFLQENISAVTLVQLYGRELASRTRFNVLNHEFMQRSLAQVRLFGFFMPLSEFLSSLAMAVILWYGGGEVLKRQLTIGELVAFFSYMRLFFQPMRDLSQKYSIVQSALASAERIFQLLDKGSSIHSPKDPLCIDSVKGEIRFEQVGFSYEEDQGDGEEGNEQDGQQEGEQGGQGVLWDINLQIRAGETLALVGSTGAGKSTLISLLVRFYDPSQGKIFLDGHDLRDFAVSDLRRKIGLVLQEVLIEPDTVLANIRLETGMERAAVEAMLAETGMDVFIQRLPQGLDTRIGEGGLDLSSGEKQLLAFARILCRDPAVLILDEATSSVDTEAENLLEKAVEASFAGRTSIIIAHRLSTVRRADRIVVMDQGRIAEQGSHEELMAREGLYANLIALDLQADTAD
- a CDS encoding ABC transporter ATP-binding protein, whose product is MTSQKSEPSQEKPSLAVLLALLKPLYFQYRYRLLLGFLALLAVDFLQLTIPLYLKQTVDILKDGTATSQGLLRLGGFLLLTAAGIMILRFTWRVLIIGFSRRMEAHLRARLFAHVLAMDRSFFDQHPPGDLMAHASNDLAAVQMASGMGMVAAADALVISGAALVLMLYISPFLTLMAVLPLPLLGLSAWFLSDRLHTRFDKVQHFFGLITEFARNSMVAIRLIKGYTREGQQVRAFGELGEKYVAANLKVAVVQGLLFPVAILVGNLGMLLILYYGGKLVIKEAITLGDFVAFVHYLYMLIWPMMAVGWVTNIAQRGFTSLARINRLLTACSRVENSLHTVGANPCVRPEPPLRYTSGQAQGPAPTVPCRKKGEGEECHKEFSGRFRSNPLIALRGLNFSYPNHHKAGVSALSEIDLDLRPGILGIAGRTGSGKSTVCRLLTRQYPVSEEMLFFADQDVNSVAPALIREQISYVSQNPVLFSSTVAENISLAAPDASQEEIENVARLAAIHTEILAMENGYQTRVGERGLRLSGGQKQRLAIARALLADRPVLIIDDALSALDVETEQQVFAGIRARVTGKIVLIVSHRLKLLSGTDQVLLLDQGKAVALEHHEHLLLHNDFYQAMAEKQQGRGR
- a CDS encoding J domain-containing protein, whose protein sequence is MYLARRFRDNRVYYLLRESFLDNGIYRNRDLLELGEDPGRFFVYPGGFSFYIDDLIFTRLQETGIAADYDTVESLFMPFLDPEIRARLDSFSGRGQGGRSWKPPDKEERQHILANTHIFDRRRIHFLRFGQVDQRDVDRSPSLFRTLLHKSRDELEQLMLEREQYLSPDEYKAYIFTIFDLQRHFNGAFARAMPYALDNDQLDGYFLKELCRLDQDRLFWQGLERDDDLVSYMIRYVIMFFDYSFPQTGPGPDPARSSFGRQQQARPHKPQRPHMAQKEAASIFGVGPAALDAMSKAELTRLYRQKAQELHPDKGGEHEEFIALTTAYNELLRNKPE
- a CDS encoding response regulator, with the translated sequence MRNILIIDDDEQMRNLLCRAMEYAGFEVEAAADGRKGLRLFEKNAYDLVITDLIMPEQEGMETITFLRKKYPDIKIIAISGGGRIGPETYLPAALELGANAAFAKPFPIDDLINAVRKLLDVT